From Cannabis sativa cultivar Pink pepper isolate KNU-18-1 chromosome 8, ASM2916894v1, whole genome shotgun sequence, a single genomic window includes:
- the LOC115699872 gene encoding uncharacterized protein LOC115699872, with protein MFYSLCTPYLVTLPSHSTPVVSNRQKKEAVVSCREYYCFKLQIREDARSILLLSGRLLQQYAVDMYVKIETSRLDYYRNEQQHIRSELYKGIVDTVTLGERDASNVGKRIILPSSFIGGPRDMRKRYMEAMALVQRYGKPDIFLTMTCNPNWKEITNELSQHEEAQNRPDLVARVFHAKLEELKDKLFKREIFGKVVAYVYVIEHQKRGLPHAHFLIILQSDWRLHAPESFDEIVSAEIPDKNTNMHLHNAVVKHMMHGPCGDLNRSNVCMKGNPPRCKSNYPKNYAPFTSVGNDCFPIYRRRNNRTHVKVRGTHLDNRWVVPYNSYLLATFDCHINVEIFSTIKAVKYLYKYIYKGHDRVAFNLVSEPRNDEVDEIRQFQMARWIAAPEAMWRIYGFIVNEMYPSVYSLHLHLEHQHPVTFRADQDLEHCHFRTF; from the coding sequence ATGTTTTATTCACTGTGCACACCATATTTAGTAACACTTCCTTCTCACTCAACTCCTGTAGTATCAAACCGACAAAAAAAGGAAGCAGTAGTTTCGTGTCGCGAATATTATTGCTTCAAGTTACAAATAAGAGAAGATGCACGATCAATTTTGCTACTCTCAGGACGACTGCTACAACAATATGCCGTAGATATGTATGTCAAGATTGAGACATCAAGATTAGACTATTACAGAAATGAGCAACAACATATTCGGTCTGAGTTGTATAAAGGTATAGTTGACACAGTAACGCTTGGAGAAAGAGATGCTTCTAATGTTGGCAAAAGGATAATATTGCCCTCTTCTTTTATTGGAGGTCCACGAGACATGAGAAAGAGATACATGGAAGCTATGGCGTTGGTCCAGCGATATGGAAAACCGGACATTTTTTTAACGATGACTTGCAACCCAAACTGGAAAGAAATTACCAATGAACTAAGCCAACATGAAGAAGCTCAAAATAGACCCGATTTAGTTGCTCGAGTATTCCATGCCAAACTGGAAgaattaaaagataaattatttaaacgtGAAATATTCGGCAAGGTTGTCGCATACGTCTATGTTATTGAGCACCAAAAAAGGGGCCTACCACACGCCCATTTTTTAATTATCCTACAAAGCGATTGGAGATTACATGCACCCGAATCTTTTGATGAGATAGTATCAGCGGAGATTCCTGATAAAAATACAAACATGCACTTGCATAACGCTGTTGTGAAACACATGATGCATGGACCATGTGGAGATTTGAATCGATCAAATGTTTGCATGAAGGGCAATCCTCCACGTTGCAAAAGTAATTATCCAAAAAATTATGCACCTTTTACGTCTGTTGGAAATGATTGCTTCCCAATATATAGACGCCGAAACAATAGAACGCACGTGAAGGTGAGAGGCACACACTTAGACAATCGTTGGGTCGTCCCATACAACTCGTATTTGCTTGCAACCTTTGACTGTCACATTAATGTTGAAATTTTCTCTACAATAAAGGCTGTCAAGTACCTCTACAAGTACATTTATAAGGGTCATGATCGTGTTGCTTTCAACTTAGTATCTGAACCAAGAAATGACGAAGTTGATGAAATTCGCCAGTTCCAAATGGCCCGATGGATTGCAGCACCTGAAGCTATGTGGAGAATATATGGGTTTATTGTTAATGAGATGTACCCATCAGTTTATAGTTTGCATCTGCACCTCGAGCATCAACACCCAGTAACTTTCAGAGCAGATCAAGACCTCGAACATTGCCACTTCAgaacattttaa
- the LOC115699871 gene encoding uncharacterized protein LOC115699871 yields MLGLLQRDNCLEDCLHEASLYQAPSSLRRLFATILVYCNPTNPRDLWERYEEEMSADLKSEEDSLSIVRNKVLKSISSTIESMGKDINSYQLLDEDILFDDDEEFQSREINDELGVEIPEEDITASHSLNAEQRQVYNAVMEHISSNKAQAFFVDGPGGTGKTFLYRALLATVRSRNLVALATASSGVAASILPGGRTAHSRFKLPLDANETTSCSVSKQSSLVNLLRASKLIIWDEAPMTRKQHIEALDKMLRDINDSDTPFGGKVIIFGGDFRQVLPVVRKGTRQEQVNSSLVHSYLWPTFTKFHLIENMRARLDPIFSDYILSVGNGMPPITVNDTLQIPSNMLIPYHDDNTSLNLLIENVFHNIHHYPENVSTMMNRAILTPKNSFVDEINLMLIARFPGEAHHYYSRDEAIDSTEQSVMEDFLNTLTPNGLPPHELQLKRNCPIMLLRNINPSDGLCNGTRLICQAFEPNVIDAEIVVGHHRGKRVFIPRIPFLPNVDENSGFPFKRTQFPIRLSFAMTINKSQGQTLDYVGVYLPQPVFSHGQLYVALSRAKTSSTVRVLIRPVTTGQHDEDYTKNIVYTELLELSSSN; encoded by the coding sequence ATGCTTGGGCTGTTACAAAGAGACAACTGCTTGGAAGATTGTTTACATGAAGCATCTCTATACCAAGCGCCTTCGAGTCTGAGACGACTATTCGCAACGATATTAGTTTATTGCAATCCAACGAACCCTAGAGACCTATGGGAACGTTACGAGGAAGAAATGTCTGCCGATTTGAAATCTGAAGAAGATTCTCTATCTATTGTGAGAAATAAAGTTCTAAAGTCCATCTCTTCTACAATAGAATCCATGGGAAAAGACATCAATTCCTACCAGCTTCTTGACGAGGACATCTTGTTCGATGACGATGAAGAATTTCAATCTAGAGAAATCAACGATGAATTGGGAGTTGAAATACCCGAAGAAGATATAACAGCTTCCCACTCCCTAAATGCAGAGCAACGACAAGTGTATAATGCAGTGATGGAACATATTTCATCAAACAAAGCACAAGCGTTCTTCGTAGACGGGCCAGGAGGGACAGGAAAAACATTCTTATATAGAGCTCTATTAGCAACAGTAAGATCGAGAAACCTTGTGGCACTTGCAACTGCTTCATCGGGTGTTGCCGCTTCCATTCTCCCAGGGGGTCGTACAGCACATTCACGTTTTAAGCTTCCACTTGATGCCAACGAAACAACCTCATGTTCCGTTAGCAAACAAAGTTCTCTTGTAAACCTTCTACGAgcatcaaaattaataatatgggATGAGGCTCCAATGACAAGAAAACAACACATAGAAGCATTGGATAAAATGCTACGAGACATAAATGATTCGGACACACCTTTTGGTGGAAAGGTAATTATTTTTGGAGGAGATTTTAGACAGGTATTACCAGTTGTCCGAAAAGGAACAAGACAGGAGCAGGTAAATTCTAGCTTGGTTCACTCATACTTGTGGCCCACCTTCACCAAGTTccacctaattgaaaatatgagAGCAAGACTGGACCCAATATTCTCTGACTACATATTGTCGGTCGGCAATGGAATGCCACCGATCACCGTCAATGACACCTTACAAATCCCAAGTAATATGCTCATTCCTTATCACGACGACAACACATCTTTAAACCTCCTAATAGAAAATGTCTTCCACAACATCCATCACTACCCAGAAAATGTGTCTACCATGATGAATCGAGCTATATTAACACCAAAGAACTCTTTTGTCGATGAAATTAATTTGATGTTAATTGCACGTTTCCCGGGAGAAGCACATCACTACTACAGTCGAGATGAGGCTATAGATAGCACCGAGCAATCAGTTATGGAGGATTTCTTAAACACTCTTACACCAAACGGCCTTCCTCCACATGAATTGCAACTAAAGAGGAATTGTCCAATAATGTTGCTTAGAAACATTAATCCTTCAGATGGACTCTGCAATGGAACCCGTTTGATTTGTCAAGCATTTGAACCAAATGTGATAGATGCTGAAATTGTTGTAGGACACCATAGAGGAAAAAGAGTCTTTATACCAAGAATACCATTCTTACCCAATGTGGATGAAAATAGCGGCTTTCCATTTAAACGAACACAATTCCCCATAAGATTAAGTTTTGCTATGACAATAAACAAATCGCAAGGCCAAACGTTAGATTATGTTGGAGTTTATTTGCCACAACCTGTCTTTTCACACGGTCAGTTATATGTGGCATTGTCAAGGGCAAAAACATCGTCTACAGTGCGTGTATTAATACGACCTGTGACCACAGGCCAGCACGATGAGGACTACACCAAAAACATAGTCTACACAGAGTTATTAGAATTATCAAGTTCAAACTAA